In Nicotiana tabacum cultivar K326 chromosome 19, ASM71507v2, whole genome shotgun sequence, one DNA window encodes the following:
- the LOC107795717 gene encoding protein SENESCENCE-ASSOCIATED GENE 21, mitochondrial-like — protein sequence MARSFSNTKVLSAFVSDSVSAFLSRRGYAAGSQGVVSGGAKGGVPRSNMMMNKSGEESVKTSWVPDPVTGYYRPEGVANEIDAAELRKMLLKHKPRNN from the exons ATGGCTCGCTCTTTCTCTAACACCAAGGTCCTTTCTGCTTTCGTCTCCGACTCTGTTTCTGCTTTTCTTAGCAG GCGTGGATACGCAGCGGGATCGCAAGGGGTGGTTTCGGGCGGTGCAAAAGGAGGAGTGCCAAGGAGCAACATGATGATGAATAAAAGTGGAGAGGAATCAGTGAAGACATCATGGGTGCCAGATCCAGTGACTGGTTACTATAGGCCAGAGGGAGTTGCCAATGAAATTGATGCTGCTGAGCTTCGAAAGATGCTCTTGAAGCACAAACCTAGAAACAACTGA
- the LOC107795716 gene encoding uncharacterized protein At5g01610-like — protein MSTTRQITVTLAFPLLVSLLTTLPPLITAAAVNGNSSLTAYDLLESYGFPVGILPKGITGYDLDKTTGRFNAYLNGSCSFSLEGSYQLRYKSRISGYIAKNKLTSLSGVSVKILFLWLNIVEVVKNGDNLEFSVGIASASFSLDNFLVCPQCGCGLDCNSNVKIQKIRSNHLVSSV, from the coding sequence ATGTCTACTACTCGTCAAATCACCGTCACTCTCGCGTTCCCCCTCTTAGTCTCCCTCCTCACAACGCTACCGCCGTTAATCACCGCTGCCGCCGTCAACGGTAACTCTTCCCTCACCGCTTACGACCTACTCGAGTCTTACGGCTTCCCCGTCGGAATTCTCCCGAAAGGCATCACCGGCTACGATCTCGATAAAACCACCGGAAGATTTAACGCATACCTTAACGGCTCCTGCAGTTTCTCTCTAGAAGGTTCTTATCAACTGAGGTATAAATCAAGGATCAGTGGGTACATAGCTAAAAATAAGCTCACGAGCTTATCTGGTGTTagtgtaaaaatattatttttgtggctTAACATTGTGGAAGTCGTTAAAAATGGTGATAATCTTGAGTTTTCTGTTGGGATTGCTTCTGCAAGCTTTTCACTTGACAATTTCTTGGTTTGTCCACAATGTGGATGTGGACTGGACTGCAATAGTAatgtgaaaattcaaaagattcgAAGCAATCATCTTGTCTCTTCGGTTTAG